The sequence below is a genomic window from Hydractinia symbiolongicarpus strain clone_291-10 chromosome 10, HSymV2.1, whole genome shotgun sequence.
aatatcCTTTTTTGagaataaagaaataattttataataaatcCAAACCGCGAAACTGTGCTTAAGAAACAACCAGCAGAGATGTGCATAGCATTGTTCTcgcttgcttgcctgccacctGCAGATGGTGATAACATTGCACCTGTAAGCGGAGCGGGGACTCGATTATATAACCTTATGACTACAATAAAAATGCGCTACCACCAATTCCACATAATCTACACAATGTACAAAACTGTcgtgttttatttttgtgtggTCGTCCAGTTGTTTACTCGCTTAGATGCGAGCAATCGGAGTCAATGTTAATAGCTACCACGTAAATGCAAGGTGATTTGCTAACTGTTCACAACTTCTAttggttaataaaaaaaactacattttttattatcttaatgTTATTAAATTTATTAACAATTTATGCAGTTTTACAAATAAAGTGAATGCAACGTCCATTTTTTATACATACGTTCTATTCTCCCTCTTTTAAGGATTTAAATATACCTCTCGTTTCAAAGTTCGTTGAAGGAATAGATTTGCAAACACGTTTTCTCTTGGCTGATCTCTCTTTTATAAGATTCTGCAACCAGGATATTTTCTTTATGCATAATAATCGCCCAGTTAGATGCTTTAATTCTTCCACGTGTCGCAGTATTCGTTTGAGGACTTCTATAATGTATAATAAATGCTAGCTAATAATAAGGGACAAGGGACAGAGATGagaagatttttaaattttatatgttgGTGGTCACGGCTAATGCCATTTTTTTCGGAGGAGAGAGACAAAATTAAcaaagtaaaaattaatttcttgcatttcactaaaattaaaatcaagatACCAAATATTGCAGCtttgtattcatttttttttctagtcATGCATATCGTATTTTGTATCAGAATTAAATCGGAAATTAATTAacgaaattacaaaaaatagtaAGTAAATTTGTGCAAACATAACTGTAAATATAAAAGCATCATAAATAAACTTCTCTCTATCCGCTAAGTTGTAGTAAAACACTTGGTAGCATTTCCATTTGTGCAAGTTTAGACAATGTCCTTTTTTATAGACATCTAGAAAGTTTTAAAAGATGCAAGAATAGAATGACACTAATTGTCACAAACAGTTacccgactgatagccttgtggtagagcgttcgctacCAGTGCGGGAGCTCTTAGGTTCAAACCCTGGTCGAATCATGCCACAGACTATAATGGTGAATCTATTCTTTCTGCTTAGTTCTTAGCATGAGAATAGTGTTAAATCTTAGGCAGTTgcctagttgagcgattgctgtgcttgcacaactttcgtagctcaattgggagctttaaatgcactaggacttCCTTCGCAGGACTCTCGTTGATAGTAATGCCAAAAaagaaactgaagaggctatccttagtgaatacttttgataataataatgataatgataataataacaatCAATACCTTATGACAAGAAAGTAACAAAAATGGAGTTATGCCTTTTAATACCCTGTTAGTAGAAGTGTTAGCAATAAAATACTTGAGCAATAGGTATGCAAGAACCTATTGTTAGATGTGAGGGCTTACTCAGCTAGCTTATTTCAAAAATAGATATAAATGCTATGACTACTTACTCTCTTTTATAGAGCCAAGGTATGTCCAGTTTGCCATTAATCGGGCGTCCAGTATCTCAGAAACAATGACTTCAGTCTTATCACCCTGTAGCACCCAGGAATGCATTTCTGCAGGTTGGCCGATTGCTGTTCGATCAAATAAATAAAGtctaaaagcaaaaaatatttgcgagtaaaaaataatttaataaaagaGCAAGAAAATTACTTTAAGTAACAAAcaggataaaaaattctgtatgTTTTTAACACGTAGTTAACTTGACTTTCGTTTTTCGGATTTTTGGACAATTTTTGGCGTTTTTTTGGGAATTTATGTGAAACCCTAAAAATAGGCTgaataaatttattttgctttcatgAAGTTTAAACAGAATGTGGAAAAAAAGCTTCCGATGATATTACATTTTAAATCCTCATGAATATCTGGAACACAGTCTGTTTTCTTCAAGTAATTACaccaaaatataatattttaatgataaaaaaagaatgaGAGAATAAAATAGGCATAATTTCACCAGATCCTCTCGCATGCAACGATCACAGTAGCTAATCATGATAGCTTTTCATGTTACCTTCTAAGTGTGCTGGAATCTTTCTTGACAGATTGATGTTCGTAAACTTTGATTCGGCTTTTGCTGGAACAACCTTTGTTCCTGTTAGTTATAGCAAAGATATTTTTTTGCTCTTGAATTTTTGCTTCGGAGGTTGAAACACCTACAAGAAATTCCACAgacttatttgaaaaattattattaaaatcataTTTCATTTACAAGTGAATATGATATATAAAATAACGAATCATTACTTttcaacaatataaaaaaaattaagtactcAAATAAACTTGTAAAGCTATACCTGGACAAACCGGACAGCACAACCCCGATCGTTTTACTGGATGCTTGCAATTACCATCTCTCCTACACATAACTTTACTGCAACTAACGTGTGAGTTCTATAAAATGAAACGAATACACACTAACCAATAGAAATACCCACTAATAAAGCGAAGTATTTGTCGGCTGATTTATATTGAACATCAATATTACCTGACAAAGGCATCGTATGCAACCACCATATGGCATAAACGTTTCACCGTCTTTATAGATCGTATTATCGAGTGAGCAATCTATAATACAGTAGTATTAAAATTCAAACTACAAAACTTTAAATAAGCTAGTTGCCCAGTGTTTAGGAATTTCGCTTTTAAATCACGGCGCCCGTGGCACGGCCCACAGCGCAGGAATATTTAGAAAGTGGGTTTATCAAAGCAGCTTGtcaaaaaaatctatttaagGGAAAAGCGATAAGCAAATGCGGATGTATACCTAATTAGGACCATAAAACATTACGATCATCACAGGTATCGCATTGATAAGATACattaagaaataataataataataataatagtataaATGGTAATATAATCAAAAGATTCTAACCTTTCTCTCCTTTCTTGGTTAAtatgattttcttttttcttttgttctgaGATGGATTGGGAATAGGcttgttattaaataaaaagGTAAAGGGTAAATATGATTCTTCATCTTCTTTATGATTTGTCGTTGTATTTGATACTACTGATGCACCGTCTATAATAAAGTTCTTGTTAAGATGGATCGTAACATAGCAGTCAGATGGAAATTTGCACTGACTGAAAATTATAACGTTGTTAGATAAGCAAGAGTCATTGagaattttattaaacaaatgtgTTTAGCTGCTTTGGACACGTATTGTCTCAAACTTTTATTACCTAGACAAGCGGGGAAtaaggtttaaaaaattaaattggttAGTTGGACCAGCCAGATTGATTAAAAGATGTTCGAGTATTGTGTAAGCCAATTATCTTTGATTGGTAATGCCTGCTAAAACATCATAGAAACGTATGGATCTCAAATCTAAATATGGTAACTTTGAttgtatacaaaaaataaatcgaGAAGAAAATCGGTACAGGTTATCTCTGAATAATTGCCACCCTGGGTAACTTCTACctacaatcgtggacaaaaatattgagggAAAGGCAGTTTTTACTCATTATTCAATTATGGACAGAACAGTCAAACAGTCAATGCTCTGCCGCCGGCAGACTACAAAGTTGCTACTTGTGCACACACGTAGGTCAGACAGACAGCGTTAAAAAGTTGCGAGTCACATTCTTAAGCACGCCCGCACACGAAATAATTCACGTCGGGGACCACGAAGGCACCGAAATTCGTGATTAAGggtcttgctgacgtcagcaacaattatcaCTTTGAACAttagtgaactttgacaagttcaagatgtgtgaatctaatatagaaatagcctatgcaattacttgtggtggcgaactttGAAATTTACTGTCTTGTCCTAACATATTGTGACCACGATTGTAGGACAATTCCGTTCTGGACATCAACTCTCTGAAGAAGAACGCCCTATATAACATCTAGAACAGTTTAAACCTGGCAACTAGCTCATCTGCAAGAAAAAGTCCCGTCGAAGTTTATTCTCCCGTTTAAACAAAGTTAACAAAACTTTCCCGGTTGGAGATCATGCTATTACtaagtttgtgttttttaagCAATATAAGATGGTATAACGAGTAGGATTTGAGCCCACAAACTCTCCATACGATTGCTTTTACCGACTGACCTATTAATCTCATgctattttttaatcaaatgCTGAAAAGACGGCGAGGAAACTACCTACGAGGACAAggcttatatatatattcgtGCGATATACCTTATGTGCGAATGGTACATAATCAAACGATGCACATCCGGAGATCGAATATTACCCAAAAATGTGAAATTCAATGGCTACGTGTAAAGAATACATTGAAATATGCAACTATCCAAGATAAAAGGTAACCATGGGTAGGGTTAATTATAAACTGAGAATTATCTAGCAGTAATTTTCTGGGGCAACTATTCAGAGAAGGTTTTACCAAAAAACATTGATCAATGTTAACAGAAATCCATATTACCAGTAGTATATCATATACTTGCAGAGCCCCCTTGCCTCATTTTTGTTGACATTAAAAGCATACCATGTTCAAATTTCAACTTCGCGAATTAATAGCAAGCAGTAACCTGTTTGCACAATAATTAAACATCTTAAGCCAATCAGGCTGCTTGATTTGATATAATCTCTTATTGCCCGCTCACACATTTAACATGCTCTAACTTCaatatcttttatttaaaaacgaaaacacCATAACACAGTGAAAATATACCTTTACAATTTCCACAACATTGTCGAGGTTTTCCAACGACATCTGCACATGATAATTGTGGACATGAGTGTTTGGGACAGACTATATGTAACTCTCCGTCATCTtcctaaaagttaaaaattaaaacttaggATATTTTAGAGGTACAAAAAGAATTTATTGATGCAGTTGCTAAGTATAGTAGGACCAGTAAACAAGCAATAAGGCGCTTCGATCTTACTAAAAACAGCTCTTACGCGTCAGAACATtacaattttcattttcattatgGCTAACCACTAcacttgaaaaaaaacaaaaaaacaaaaaacaaaaaactattcATTTGTT
It includes:
- the LOC130612298 gene encoding chordin-like protein 1 isoform X1, whose product is MTRTIHWKRNVFIFINLVNVIKYATATCINGKKNGESWTESCKACYCSNDKIICKTLCRRRDPTEFLQRQSMRSNDQVKPSKPALLHGACSHDNIQRKHNETWNEVGQHASSLDATKECMQCNCNKGNVICTIRQCAPTTCLNPIRREGTCCLVCPDDVKEQSATDVCYESGSVFTESTTWRMYLPSGDNRVRCLECTCKREDDGELHIVCPKHSCPQLSCADVVGKPRQCCGNCKDGASVVSNTTTNHKEDEESYLPFTFLFNNKPIPNPSQNKRKKKIILTKKGEKDCSLDNTIYKDGETFMPYGGCIRCLCQNSHVSCSKVMCRRDGNCKHPVKRSGLCCPVCPGVSTSEAKIQEQKNIFAITNRNKGCSSKSRIKVYEHQSVKKDSSTLRRLYLFDRTAIGQPAEMHSWVLQGDKTEVIVSEILDARLMANWTYLGSIKEKVLKRILRHVEELKHLTGRLLCIKKISWLQNLIKERSAKRKRVCKSIPSTNFETRGIFKSLKEGE
- the LOC130612298 gene encoding chordin-like protein 1 isoform X2 → MTIHWKRNVFIFINLVNVIKYATATCINGKKNGESWTESCKACYCSNDKIICKTLCRRRDPTEFLQRQSMRSNDQVKPSKPALLHGACSHDNIQRKHNETWNEVGQHASSLDATKECMQCNCNKGNVICTIRQCAPTTCLNPIRREGTCCLVCPDDVKEQSATDVCYESGSVFTESTTWRMYLPSGDNRVRCLECTCKREDDGELHIVCPKHSCPQLSCADVVGKPRQCCGNCKDGASVVSNTTTNHKEDEESYLPFTFLFNNKPIPNPSQNKRKKKIILTKKGEKDCSLDNTIYKDGETFMPYGGCIRCLCQNSHVSCSKVMCRRDGNCKHPVKRSGLCCPVCPGVSTSEAKIQEQKNIFAITNRNKGCSSKSRIKVYEHQSVKKDSSTLRRLYLFDRTAIGQPAEMHSWVLQGDKTEVIVSEILDARLMANWTYLGSIKEKVLKRILRHVEELKHLTGRLLCIKKISWLQNLIKERSAKRKRVCKSIPSTNFETRGIFKSLKEGE